One Hydrogenophaga crassostreae genomic region harbors:
- a CDS encoding virB8 family protein codes for MALFKRELSEASQQILKKSVDFETSVVTMVRRSERRAWIVAMCSMAVTVCLVAGIAYMLPLKEKVPYLVTVDLKRSTSTVSPLRDNIAATGIYASEALNRSQVARFVQSREGYDYDTINEHDWEYVASMSNDQVKGLFVKQFDGTPNSPEKRWGRDNAIRIKVNSIVFNGLDEERGARPTGATVRFEKWKFDKKTGKSTYLSSHVATLRYEYKANLKMNEELRLRNPLGFQVTAYKVDDEFNAPVFKAGTEDKSIPVLNEEEGISFRGGDSPEAAPTQAPALQPSLPGAPATPTLGQ; via the coding sequence ATGGCATTGTTCAAACGCGAACTTTCAGAAGCTTCGCAGCAAATTCTCAAGAAATCGGTGGATTTTGAAACCTCCGTGGTCACCATGGTCAGGCGCAGCGAACGCCGGGCATGGATCGTGGCGATGTGCTCGATGGCGGTCACTGTGTGCCTGGTGGCGGGTATCGCCTACATGTTGCCGTTGAAGGAAAAGGTGCCGTATTTGGTGACGGTCGACCTCAAGCGCAGCACGAGCACGGTCTCGCCCCTGCGCGACAACATCGCCGCCACAGGCATTTACGCCAGTGAAGCGCTGAACCGAAGCCAGGTGGCGCGGTTTGTGCAGTCGCGCGAGGGGTACGACTACGACACCATCAACGAGCACGACTGGGAATACGTGGCCTCTATGTCGAATGATCAGGTCAAGGGCCTGTTCGTCAAACAGTTCGACGGCACCCCCAACAGCCCCGAAAAGCGCTGGGGTCGAGACAATGCGATTCGCATCAAGGTCAACAGCATCGTGTTCAACGGTTTGGACGAGGAGCGCGGCGCGCGCCCGACCGGCGCCACGGTGCGCTTCGAAAAGTGGAAGTTCGACAAAAAGACGGGCAAGAGCACTTATCTGAGCAGCCACGTGGCAACGCTGCGGTATGAATACAAGGCGAACCTGAAAATGAACGAAGAACTGCGGCTGCGCAACCCGTTGGGCTTTCAGGTCACGGCCTACAAGGTGGACGATGAATTCAACGCACCTGTGTTCAAGGCCGGCACCGAAGACAAGAGCATTCCGGTGTTGAACGAAGAGGAAGGCATCAGCTTCAGGGGGGGCGACTCTCCCGAAGCCGCGCCGACCCAGGCGCCAGCCCTGCAACCGAGCTTGCCCGGCGCGCCGGCAACGCCCACGCTGGGCCAGTGA
- a CDS encoding type IV secretion system protein: MPCATISIPAALLTALGPNLDIKYLTLINNAEFMCQTRGYLIDDMLIGTYRELVAGQLGKALAYISTTIVTIWVIFQGFMLISGANRTPVVSLLFQTGKIVAIMTVVSLLAVNSPMVAEIVLGFQGLITAAIVGAGTDIYQIVDMNLAVAQVFNALIDSLPGGQQVGADGNSLTRIAALVGQSGPAVLVSIMAIMAEISITLAIMLAPLFIFFLMFKQTSGMFVTWAKFLLGTMVSLAMLTLLSSILLDMMMRYGAMIIAAFYANGMLAGTGIGFDIGGSAMQLAALGSLSTALLMMIPPLIMQFFNSGASFAAGAMMGMMGGGAAGAGVMGVMGSMSGQNGQNGQGALGTSGNGGVAPNLGYNGGPGGMTGSNNAMLLNKANSGSNVIAGSDSKMGPGRMGLNADSGAHAKVASINDSQSANNDFRGGGTGSNVNNNANNNSNAAAGTGLPKYANGTDVEDAKFRENRNWGTGGSLPVDGSQSVGGTAVAKESNAVKSAEGNADAKSMHGGGGSGVGAMSSTNVHAIPPGQAGIANTAGAQYAELRYGSRTVEHANANKGTA, encoded by the coding sequence ATGCCTTGCGCCACCATATCCATTCCTGCTGCCTTGCTGACGGCTTTGGGTCCCAACCTGGACATCAAATACCTCACCCTGATCAACAACGCCGAATTCATGTGCCAGACACGTGGTTATCTGATTGATGACATGTTGATTGGCACCTACCGTGAGCTGGTGGCAGGACAATTGGGCAAGGCCTTGGCCTATATTTCCACGACCATTGTAACCATTTGGGTGATTTTTCAAGGATTCATGCTGATTTCTGGGGCGAATCGCACCCCGGTGGTTTCACTGCTGTTTCAGACTGGCAAGATTGTGGCCATCATGACCGTCGTTTCGCTGTTGGCGGTGAATTCGCCAATGGTCGCGGAAATCGTGTTGGGTTTTCAGGGGTTGATCACCGCGGCCATTGTGGGCGCAGGCACCGATATTTACCAGATCGTTGACATGAATCTCGCCGTGGCGCAGGTTTTTAACGCTTTGATTGACAGTTTGCCCGGTGGCCAACAGGTAGGTGCAGATGGAAATTCATTGACTCGAATCGCCGCACTGGTGGGGCAAAGCGGCCCGGCGGTATTGGTTTCAATCATGGCCATCATGGCCGAGATTTCCATCACGCTGGCGATCATGCTGGCGCCGCTGTTCATTTTCTTTTTGATGTTCAAACAGACTTCCGGCATGTTTGTGACCTGGGCCAAATTCCTGCTCGGCACCATGGTGTCGTTGGCCATGCTGACTTTGCTCTCAAGCATCTTGCTCGACATGATGATGCGGTATGGCGCCATGATCATTGCGGCGTTCTATGCCAACGGTATGTTGGCTGGCACGGGCATCGGGTTCGATATTGGGGGCAGTGCCATGCAACTTGCGGCATTGGGCTCCTTGTCAACGGCATTGCTGATGATGATTCCGCCACTGATCATGCAGTTTTTCAACTCGGGTGCTTCGTTCGCGGCCGGCGCCATGATGGGCATGATGGGTGGCGGCGCGGCCGGTGCTGGCGTGATGGGCGTGATGGGGTCAATGAGTGGCCAGAATGGACAAAACGGACAGGGCGCCTTAGGCACAAGCGGAAACGGCGGCGTTGCGCCCAACCTGGGCTACAACGGTGGCCCCGGTGGCATGACCGGTTCCAACAATGCCATGTTGTTGAACAAGGCCAACAGTGGCTCCAATGTCATTGCAGGCTCAGATTCGAAAATGGGACCAGGCCGTATGGGGTTGAACGCAGACAGTGGCGCCCACGCAAAGGTAGCGTCGATCAACGACAGTCAGTCGGCCAACAATGACTTCCGCGGAGGAGGGACCGGCTCCAACGTCAACAACAACGCCAACAACAACAGCAATGCGGCCGCTGGTACCGGCCTGCCGAAGTATGCCAATGGCACCGATGTTGAGGATGCCAAGTTTCGGGAGAATCGCAATTGGGGCACGGGCGGGTCGTTGCCAGTGGACGGCAGCCAATCGGTGGGCGGCACCGCAGTTGCAAAGGAGTCCAACGCGGTCAAAAGCGCTGAAGGCAATGCAGATGCCAAGAGCATGCATGGTGGGGGAGGGTCTGGAGTCGGAGCTATGTCTTCGACCAATGTTCATGCCATACCGCCCGGTCAAGCCGGGATCGCAAACACCGCTGGCGCGCAATACGCTGAGTTGAGATACGGCTCGCGAACCGTTGAGCATGCCAATGCCAACAAGGGCACTGCCTGA